A segment of the Catenuloplanes nepalensis genome:
GCGGCCGCAGCATCGGGCGCAGCCGGAACGCCAGGTAGAGGTTGCCACCGACGATCACGGCCATCGCCGCACCGACCGCCAGGAAGAGCAGCAGCTGGGTGATCAGCTTGCCGGTGAAGACCTGCGTGAACGCGACCTCGTCGAACCACAACCAGTCGGTCCAGGCATCGACGCCCCAGCCGAGCAGGGTGAACAGGACGAACACCCCGATCAGGACGCCGATGGTCGCGCGGCCACGCCGGCTCATCCTCGGTAGGGGACTGTTACGCACCACCACGGTTGGCTCTCCGCCCGCTATAGGTCCTGCGCCAGCCGGTGCCTTCCGGCCGGAGTTGTCTGTGTTACACGCACAAGACTACGGCCTGTGGTCACCGGAGTCGTCACGCGCCTCGCTCACGTTCTGATCTCACAAACGCCGTCCTTACAGGAAAAACTCAGCAAAGCTCGGGGGTACGACCGGCGCGCATCGCATCCAGGGCGGACAGCGCGTCATCGAGCGTAGCCACTTTGTACATCGGCAGCCCGGCCACCGCGTTCTGCTTCGCCTCCGCGCAGTTGCCCGCCGGCACCAGGAACACCTCGGCGCCGGCTCGCTTCGCGCCGACCAGCTTCTGCGGGATGCCGCCGATGTCGCCGACGTTACCGTCCCCGTCGATCGTGCCGGTGCCCGCGACGACCTTCCCGCCGGTCAGATCCTCCGGCGTGAGCTTGTCGACGATGCCGAGCGTGAACATCAGGCCGGCGCTCGGCCCGCCGATCTCGTCCAGCTTGATCTCCAGCGTGAACGGCGGCTTCTCCTGGATCTCCACACCGATCCGCGGCTGGCCGTCCATCTCCTGCGTGGTGATCTGCACCGTGGTCCGCTGACCGGACCGGGTCACGTCCAGCGTGCGCGCGGTCCCGGCCGGCTTCGCCCGGACCAGCTCGGTCAGCCCCGGCGCGGACGCGACCGCGGTGCCGTCCACCGCGGTGATCACGTCGCCGTCCTGCAGCTTGCCGGCGGACGGGCCGTCCTGTGCGACCTTCGCGACGGTGACCAGGATCGGCAGGCCGAGCTGCCGCAGCGCGGCGGTCTCCGCCGTGCTCTGCGACGCCTGGAACTCCTCCGCGTTGCGCTGGTCGACCTGATCCTCGGTCTCGTCCGGCGGGTAGATCAGCTCGCGCGGCACGACCGCCTCGGTGCCGTCGAACCAGCCCAGGATCGCGCTCACCAGGTTCGGCTCGGGCTGGACGCCGACCGTGGTCAGGCGCAGCTGCCCGGCCGAGGTGGACGTCTCGGTGCCGGCGATCTGGATGATCTCGGCGTCCTTGTCCTTGCCGAGTGTGTCGACGGTCGGGCCGGGCTTGAGGATCACGTAGGGGATCGGGGCGTACACGGCCGCCATGGTCAGCACGAAGGTGATGAGCGCACCGGCAAGGACCGTGAAGCCACGACGTTTCATGTCGCTGAGCGTACCCACAGCGGTGTGGCTGTTCGTTTCCTGTGCATCCGGTACCGATTCGCTATGAGCGCAAGGCCGGGAGCGGCCGGAACTCCTCCGGCGCGCGTACCGTTGAGGACGTGCCTGACATCCCGTTCGGTTTCGCCCTGCCGGGCGCACAGCCGCCCGACCCCAACGACCCGCAGCAGATGCAGCAGTTCATGGTGCAGCTGCAACAGCTCCTCGCGTCGCCGGGCAACGGCCCGGTGAACTGGGACCTGGCCAGGCAGGTGGCGCTGAGTCAGCTCTCCGCGGGCGGCGACGCCTCCGTCTCGCCGTTCGAGCGGAACTCGGTCACCGAGGCGCTGCAACTCGCCGACCTGTGGCTCAACCCCGCCTCCGCGTTGCCCTCCGGCATCCGCACCAGCGTCGCCTGGAACCGGGCGGAGTGGGTCAACCGGACGCTCGACGTCTGGAAGAAGCTCTGCGATCCGGTCGCCGGCCGGATGGTCTCGGCCATGGGCGACCTGGTGCCGGAGGAGGCGCGCGACCAGCTCGGCCCGATGCAGGCGATGGTCGCCACGCTCGGCGGCGCGCTCTTCGGCGGCCAACTGGGCCAGGCGCTCGGCTCGCTCGGCGCCGAGGTGCTCTCCGCCGGCGACATCGGCCTCCCGCTCGGCCCGGCCGGCATGGCCGCGCTGGTCCCGGCCAACATCACGGCCTACGGCAGGGGCCTCGAGCTCCCCGAGGACGAGGTCCGGCTCTACGTCGCACTCCGCGAGGCCGCCCACCAGCGCCTCTTCGAGCACGTCCCCTGGCTTCGCGCGCACGTCCTGGGCGCCGTCGAGTCGTACGCGGCGGGAATCACCGTCAACCGCGAGGCGATCGAGGAGGCGATGGGCCGCATCGACCCGGGCAACCCGGAGTCGATGCAGGCGATGGCGCTGGAGGGCATCTTCAGCCCGGAGGACACGCCGCAGCAGAAGGCCACGCTCAACCGCCTGGAGACCGCACTCGCGCTGGTCGAGGGCTGGGTCTGCCACGTGGTCGACTCCGCCGTCGCGGACCGCCTGCCCAACGTGGTCCGGCTCGGCGAGGCGTTCCGCCGCCGCCGCGCCGCCGGTGGTCCGGCCGAGCAGACGTTCGCCGCGCTGGTCGGCCTGGAGCTGCGCCCGCGCCGGCTCCGCGAGGCCAACGCGCTGTGGGCCGCGCTCACCGAGCACCGCGGCGTCGCCGGCCGCGACGCCATCTGGAGCCACCCCGACCTGCTCCCCACGGACGACGACTTCGCGCACCCGGAGGTCTTCGCCCGCTCGCAGCTCGACTTCGACATCGCCGAGCTGGACGACCTACCCAGCGTCGACGAGCCCAGCATCGACGAGCCCAGGGCCGACGAGCCGCCGTCGGACCCGGAGTCCGGGCCCGCGAAGTCCTGAGCCTCAGCCGCCGAGGAGGGCCCGGGTCACGTCCCAGCCCTCCACGGCGGGGTCCAGCGCATGCAGGTCGTCCGGCGTGCGCAGCCGCCGCCACTCCGGCGCCGACCCCACGTGCTCCGATCGCTCCGCCGCCCGCCGCAGCGCCCCCGGATCACCACTATCAAGATCGAAATCCGGCAACCACGGGGGTACGGGCAGGTTCGCCGCCACCCCGACCAGTCCCGGGCCCGCATCCGCTCGCGCAACCGCCAGCGGCCGGGTGGTGAGCGGCCGCAGCAGCTTCCCCACGGTCAGCCCCGGCAGGTTCGGCGCATCCCCGGCCACCAGCGCGGCCTGCTCATAGCCGTCCGCTGCCGCCGCCGCGAAGATGCCCGCCGCGTCCAGCCTCGCCACCTCGTAGACCGGCATCCCCGGCCACCGGATCCCGTCCGCCAGCGCCCGGTCCGCTCCGGTCACCGCGATCGCGGCGTCCACCTGCGCCAGCCCGCGCAGCAGATCCACCACGTCCTCGGCCAGCGCCGCCCGCCACTTCCCCGGCTCCATCCCCGGCGGAGCCCACTCCACCGGCACCAGCACCGCCACCGCCACCCGCCGCGTCATCCCCCCACGCTATCCCCCGCCGGACCACGGCGAATTCCCCGCCGTACCACGGCGAATTCCCGCCGAACCACGGCTAATTCCCCGCCGGACCACCGCGGATCCCTCGCCGACCCCGCGGACCCCCGGCCGACCACGGCGCATCCCTTGCCGGACCACCGCGGATCCCTCGCCGACCCCGCGGACCCCCGGCCGACCACGGCGGATCCCTTGCCGGACCACCGCGGATCCCTCGCCGACCCCCGCGCGACCACGGCGGATCCCTTGCCGGGCCACTACGATCACGGTCGTGAATGACACGGCCACACGGATGGTTGACGCGGCAACGGCCTGGCTGGCCGCGCTCGACGACGCGCAGCGGGGTGCGGCGCAGCTGCCGTGGCACTCTCCGGACCGGCGCCGCTGGTTCTACACGCCGACCGACCACGGCGGCCTGCCGCTGTCACAGATGTCGTCCGTGCAGCAGCAGGCGGCGATGCGGCTGCTCGCCACCGGACTCTCCGAACCCGGCTACGTGACGGCGTCGACCATCATCGGCCTGGAGAACGTGCTCGACCGGACGGAGGGCTGGAGCGTCACCGCCGGCCGCCCGCGGGGCCGCGACCCCCAGCTGTACTGGCTGCGCGTCTTCGGCACGCCCGCCCGCACCGGCCCGTGGTCCTGGCGTTTCGGCGGCCACCACGTCTCCGTGCACCACCTGGTCCTCGACGGCGAAGTCCGATCCAGCACCCCCAGCTTCCTCGGCGCCGACCCCGCGTCCTCCCCGCTGCTCGGCGGACACCTGCTGCGCCCCCTCGGCGCGGCCGAGGACCTCGCCCGGCAGCTGCTGTCCTCCCTGGACCCCGGTCAGCTGGCGCACGCGGTGATCAGCCCCGTCGCCCCGGTCGACATCGTCGGCGGCAACCGCCCCACCATCGCGCACGACGACCGGGTCATCCCGCTCCCCGACGTCTTCAACAACCTCACCGACCCGGACCTGCGCCGCCAGACCGCGGACAGCCACGCACGCGCCGTCGACCACGCCGGCTTCCGCGCCGAACACGACGACGCCGTCTCCCTGACCACGCTCCCCAAGGGCATCCCAGCCGCCTCGCTCACACCACCCCAGCAGCGAACACTCCGCTCCCTGCTGGACGTCTTCGTCGGCCGCGCCCCCACCGAGGTGGCCGCCCGCGAGGCGGCGAAGTACGCCGGCACCCTGCTCGACGACATCCACTTCGCCTGGGCCGGCGACACCCGCCCCGGCACCCCCCACTACTACCGCCTCCAGGGCCCAACCCTGCTGGCCGAGTACGACAACACCCAGCGCGACGCCAACCACGTCCACACCGTCTGGCGCACCCCCACCAACGACTTCGGCGACGACATCCTCGCCCACCACTTGACCGAATTCCACAGCTAGCGCACACCCCCGTCCGCCGGCCGTCCCGTCCCGTCCCGTCCCGCGGAACGTTCGTGGACAGCCCGCTGACGCCGCCAGGCCGGTCACGGCCGCCAGGCCGGTCACGGCCGCCAGGCCGGTCACGGCCGCCAGGCCGGTCACGGCCGCCAGGCCGGTCACGGCCGCCAGGCCGGTCACGGCCGCCAGGCCGGTCACGGCCGCCAGGCCGGTCACGGCCGCCAGGCCGGTCACGGCCGCCAGGCCGGTCACGGCCGCCAGGCCGGTCACGGCCGCCAGGCCGGTCACGGCCGCCAGGCCGGTCACGGCCGCCAGGCCGGTCACGGCCGCCAGGCCGGTCACGGCCGCCAGGCCGGTCACGGCCGCCAGGCCGGTCACGGCCGCCAGGCCGGTCACGGCCGCCAGGCCGGTCACGGCCGCCAGGCCGGTCACGGCCGCCAGGCCGGTCACGGCCGCCAGGCCGGTCACGGCCGCCAGGCCGGTCACGGCCGCCAGGCCGGTCACGGCCGCCAGGCCGGTCACGGCCGCCAGGCCGGTCACGGCCGCCAGGCCGGTCACGGCCGCCAGGCCGGTCACGGCCGCCAGGCCGGTCACGGCCGCCAGGCCGGTCAGGCCGGTCACGGCCGCCAGGCCGGTCACGGCCGCCAGGCCGGTCACGGCCGCCAGGCCGGTCACGGCCGCCAGGCCGGTCACGGCCGCCAGGCCGGTCACGGCCGCCAGGCCGGTCACGGCCGCCAGGCCGGTCACGGCCGCCAGGCCGGTCACGGCCGCCAGGCGCCGCCTTCGGCGGAGCGCCGGCGGCGGGCGGTGGCGATCGAGCGAACGGTCCGGGCGGGTTGCCGCAGGACGTCGTTGGCGGTGAAGCGCAGCACCAGCCATCCCGCTTCTTCCAGATTCCGGATGCGAGCGATGTCGTTCTGAAACGTCTGAGGATCCCGGTGGTGATCGCCGTCGTACTCGATCGCGATCCCCAACTCCGGATAGGCGAGGTCGACTCTGGCCAGCCAACGGCCGCCCGCCGTGGTGGCGTCGTGCTGGGAGACCGGCCGCGGCAGCCCCGCATCCGTGATCAACAGGCGCAGCAACGTCTCCATCGGCGACTCGGTCAGCGGCTCCGCCTCCTCCAGCCGCGCCGCGACCACAGCGGCTCCCGGCCAGCTGGAGCGGCTCGCCACGAACGCCCTCAGCCGGTCGAGCCGGACGACCTTGCGATGCAGGATCGCGTCCAACATCATGATCGCGAATCGCCGGTCGGGCCGCCGCCCCAGATCGAAGGCCGTCCGCGCCGGGCTGGTGACCGGCAGCCCGGCGAACGACGCCAGATCCTCCGCCGGCACGGAGCCGTGCCGGACGGCCAGCCGAGGTCGTGACCTCAACCGTCGGGCATGCGGCACCGTGACAATCACCGGCGCATTCCGGCGCGGACCGGTCGCGCCCCAGAGAAATGCGGCACTGGTCTCGCTGATCGCCCCACCAGATGGCAGGACGAGTGCCGCCGCCTCGCACCACATCCGATGATCATTGGCGGCAAAACTCGCCGCCTCGACATAGACACCGTGAAACAGACGGCGCCACGCCGCGGAACGCAGTTGCTCGCGCGTGACAAGCCCCTGCGCAACGGCTTGATCAGCGCGAAAGGGCACGATCGTGAGCTGTCGCGGAACCGAGTCCCTTCGAATCACGCCCGCAGTCTCCCCCACCCCTGTGACACTTTCCCGACGCCTCTAGATCAGCGATCACGTGTCGCAAATCGTTGCTTTCGAGGCCGGATAACAACGATTTGCGACACGTGATCGTCATCGACGGACATTCACCGGATCAGGAATAAGGATATAGACCGAAATTTCGGACGAGAAGCGCCCGCGCGCTGGACCAGGCGACGAAACTGGCGCCACGAGCCGCGGTACCGGGCGGAACCCCGCAGCCGGCCGCGAGGCGAGTGCAGAACAGGTAGAACAAGCCGGCACCCAAGAGACGGGGACGCGCTGGCGTTCCGGAAACGCGAGACACGGGACACGGAACGCGAGACAGGGAACGCGGGACACGCGGAATGGGACACGCGGAACCCGGGACACCCGGAACGCGGGACAGGCAGAACAGGGAAGGCGAGACACGCGGAACAGGACAGGGAAGGCGGGACACGCGGAACAGGACAGGGAACGCGCGGGACGCGGACACGCGGGAGACGCGGACACGCGGAAGACGCGGACACGCGGAAGACGCGGACACGCGGAACGCTGGAGACACGGAACGCAGGACACGCGGAACGCAGGACACGCGGAACGCGGACACACGGAACGCGGGATGCGGAACGCGGGATGCGGAACGCGGGATGCGGAACGCGGGATGCGGAACGCGGGATGCGGAACGCGGGATGCGGAACGCGGGATGCGGAACGCGGAACGCGGAACGCGGGATGCGGGATGCGGAACGCGGGATGCGGAACGCGGGATGCGGAACGCGGGACACGCACGGGGGCGCGCTGGGCGGGCGCGGAGCGCCTTGGGGTGGGGCTTGCGGGCTGGGACCGGCAGGGAGGAGCGCTAGCGACGACCGGTGCCCGCGGGAGCATGCCCAGCGCGAGACGCCGGGAGTGGGAAGAGCATGAAGGTCTTAGTCGTCGAGGACCATGCCGGTGGCGGCGGAGATGCCCTCGAGGTAGCCGCGGGCGCGCTCCGTGCGGGGGTAGCGGCCGACCAGGTCCCAGAAGCGGGCGTTGTGGCTGGGGACGAGGAGGTGGACGAGCTCGTGGAGCAGGACGTAGTCGATGACCCACTCGGGCATCTCCTGGATGCGGTGGGAGATGCGGATGGTGCGGTCGGCGGGGGTGCAGGAGCCCCAGCGGCCGTTCTGGTTGGTGACCCAGCGGACGCTGCCCGGCAGGACCAGGTCGCGGTGGTCGTCGAGGTAGCGGGCGATCAGGCGGCGGGCGCGGGCCAGCAGCTCGGCGTCGGTGCGGAGGAGGCGTTCTTCACGGGCGGCGAGGCGGGCGAGCATCTTGCCGACCCACTCGGTCTCCTCGGCGCGGGAGAACTGGTCGGGGATGAGGACGACGACGCGTTCGCCGTCACGGTAGGCGGACACCGTCCGGCGACGACGCTGACTGCGCCGCACCTCGACGACCGGCTTCCGCGTAGCAGCCATTACCGGCCCGCGGAGCCCCGGGTTCCGTTCACATC
Coding sequences within it:
- a CDS encoding YlbL family protein yields the protein MKRRGFTVLAGALITFVLTMAAVYAPIPYVILKPGPTVDTLGKDKDAEIIQIAGTETSTSAGQLRLTTVGVQPEPNLVSAILGWFDGTEAVVPRELIYPPDETEDQVDQRNAEEFQASQSTAETAALRQLGLPILVTVAKVAQDGPSAGKLQDGDVITAVDGTAVASAPGLTELVRAKPAGTARTLDVTRSGQRTTVQITTQEMDGQPRIGVEIQEKPPFTLEIKLDEIGGPSAGLMFTLGIVDKLTPEDLTGGKVVAGTGTIDGDGNVGDIGGIPQKLVGAKRAGAEVFLVPAGNCAEAKQNAVAGLPMYKVATLDDALSALDAMRAGRTPELC
- a CDS encoding zinc-dependent metalloprotease — protein: MPDIPFGFALPGAQPPDPNDPQQMQQFMVQLQQLLASPGNGPVNWDLARQVALSQLSAGGDASVSPFERNSVTEALQLADLWLNPASALPSGIRTSVAWNRAEWVNRTLDVWKKLCDPVAGRMVSAMGDLVPEEARDQLGPMQAMVATLGGALFGGQLGQALGSLGAEVLSAGDIGLPLGPAGMAALVPANITAYGRGLELPEDEVRLYVALREAAHQRLFEHVPWLRAHVLGAVESYAAGITVNREAIEEAMGRIDPGNPESMQAMALEGIFSPEDTPQQKATLNRLETALALVEGWVCHVVDSAVADRLPNVVRLGEAFRRRRAAGGPAEQTFAALVGLELRPRRLREANALWAALTEHRGVAGRDAIWSHPDLLPTDDDFAHPEVFARSQLDFDIAELDDLPSVDEPSIDEPRADEPPSDPESGPAKS
- a CDS encoding DUF3500 domain-containing protein, whose amino-acid sequence is MNDTATRMVDAATAWLAALDDAQRGAAQLPWHSPDRRRWFYTPTDHGGLPLSQMSSVQQQAAMRLLATGLSEPGYVTASTIIGLENVLDRTEGWSVTAGRPRGRDPQLYWLRVFGTPARTGPWSWRFGGHHVSVHHLVLDGEVRSSTPSFLGADPASSPLLGGHLLRPLGAAEDLARQLLSSLDPGQLAHAVISPVAPVDIVGGNRPTIAHDDRVIPLPDVFNNLTDPDLRRQTADSHARAVDHAGFRAEHDDAVSLTTLPKGIPAASLTPPQQRTLRSLLDVFVGRAPTEVAAREAAKYAGTLLDDIHFAWAGDTRPGTPHYYRLQGPTLLAEYDNTQRDANHVHTVWRTPTNDFGDDILAHHLTEFHS
- a CDS encoding DUF559 domain-containing protein: MIRRDSVPRQLTIVPFRADQAVAQGLVTREQLRSAAWRRLFHGVYVEAASFAANDHRMWCEAAALVLPSGGAISETSAAFLWGATGPRRNAPVIVTVPHARRLRSRPRLAVRHGSVPAEDLASFAGLPVTSPARTAFDLGRRPDRRFAIMMLDAILHRKVVRLDRLRAFVASRSSWPGAAVVAARLEEAEPLTESPMETLLRLLITDAGLPRPVSQHDATTAGGRWLARVDLAYPELGIAIEYDGDHHRDPQTFQNDIARIRNLEEAGWLVLRFTANDVLRQPARTVRSIATARRRRSAEGGAWRP
- a CDS encoding M48 metallopeptidase family protein, with protein sequence MAATRKPVVEVRRSQRRRRTVSAYRDGERVVVLIPDQFSRAEETEWVGKMLARLAAREERLLRTDAELLARARRLIARYLDDHRDLVLPGSVRWVTNQNGRWGSCTPADRTIRISHRIQEMPEWVIDYVLLHELVHLLVPSHNARFWDLVGRYPRTERARGYLEGISAATGMVLDD